The region AGGGCCACGACCCGGCGGTTGAGACGGGCATGTATTTGTCAAAAACGTGCGACTCAGAAACAGACTAGGCCACAGACTCGGGCCTCCCCAAGTCGCCGCTCCTTGCCGGGTTCGACTCTGCTTCAGTCCACCTCCATCACTGTAGTCACTGCTTCAAGTCTCAACTCCAAAACGCCGCGGTCTTGACCTAACTCGCCAGGGAGCCAGCCTGATCTGAACCGCCCTCTGTCGCGGCCTCCTTCTGAGTTGATGTTGTGGTGCGCCGTTGTCTAAACCGCCGCTACGGCCTTTCCTCGCCGTCCAATGTGCCTTCGGGCGACCGTATTAGGAGCCGCCCTTGAAGTTTCACTAGCAGCGGTTGCTCCGTCTTAACCTCACTGTCGCCGTGAGCCGCCCGGCTTGCCTCTGCCATGGACCTGCTAATGAGCGCTGGCTGCTGGACTCCGACGCCGGTTCACCCGCTGCACTTCTGTGGGCCCATTTCCATCGAGCCGCCGCCGTGGCCTCGCTACAGCTGTTGAACCACCCGCGCCCTCGCCGTGCGTCAAGTCGCCCCATTGCCGTGGTTCTACTCGCCGCCGCTGACAAGTCTCCTGCCACGGGCCTCTGCCTCGTGCTGCTCAAACCGCCGTCGTAGCCTGCACCTTGAATACAGCGGAAGGGCCGCTCTGACTCGCCATAGGGTTGTCGCGTCGTTGAGCCGCCGAGTTCCGCCTCTGCGTGGCTCCCCGCGTGCAATCTTGCCTCCGCCCGCCGGACGTGCGCCCGCCGCTCCATTGCCATTGCCAAAATTCCAGAACAGCGAGTCACGTACAGCTGCGGCCAATTCGCCGCGCCCACTTCCACCATGGTCGTAATGAGCGGGATCCACCTGTTTCCACGCTTCTGAAGCCACCAACCTTGCTGCGTCAACCAGCCGTGCTTGAGGCCTCCTCGTCCACGAGCCACCCGTGCTTTTCAGCAGTTCGCCTCTCACCTGCGCCGCCCCGACCGGGTGACTCTGGCGCTGCTCCTCAATCTAGTACCTGCGGTGCCTCCTAGCGTCCCTGCTTTAGCTGCTGTGACTCGCCGCCACAGTCCCGTTTTTGCTGCTCCAACTCACAAACGCCGGTCCATCAGCTTCGCCTCAAGTTAAACCGGTCCGTCTCGGCGGCCTCAGGGAACCACCACCGGAGCCTCCTCTGTTTGTATCTGTTGTTCGGTTCCAAGACACCTTCGCCAAGTCACATCGCTCCGGGTCGCCGAGCCATACTGCTGTTCTAAATCGTGGTTGCAAGCTCTGCCTCTATTGTTATGACCCGTCACGGCCACAGCCTGAGCCGCCTTGTTGCAGGGGCTCCACCCGATCGAGCCGCCTGCCGCTCTAAGTTGCTGCGATGGCCTCAACCCGCTCTCCGCCGCCATGGCTTTGAACCGCCCCTACTGCCGTGGTTTTCGCCGCTACTGACGGGTGCTGCTGCGTCCGCGCAGACTGTTTCTACCTTGCTGGTCGCCCGCTGCTTTCCTTCGACTGCTGAGTCGTCCAATTGAACATATAAATCACGCTAGGCAACCCGCCCTTCTAGCACGTTTGCATCGCGCGGGCGATTGGGTTCGCACGATTGCCTgccgtttgtaccttttacagccgTGGCAACTGTTCAGCCGTTCTCTTTTCTTTACTTCTCTCCTTGCTTCTatgtgcatgacaggtgggccttaTTTACCCACAGGCTCTGAAAGTGTAGTTCGTTTTTGTGTTTATTGGGTGAAAGGTGAAAGAAGGATAAGCGTTGCGAGCAGCACGGTGAAAACCTAATCGCCAATCCCCTTCCGTCATCGCATCTCGCCCACTTCCTCCTCCcttcgccgccgcctcccctcctcgcctcttcCCATGctctacaccaccaccaccacgcccctGCTCCTACaccgcctcgccgccggccgcctctgCGCCTGTTCGTCTGCCCCCTCGGAAGGCACCGAGTTGCGGCCAGCCCGTGCTCAGCCTCCGCCCATGCGCTCGAGAAGAGGGGAGGGGCAGCCGCAGGGTAGGAGCAGCCACAACAGTCGCCAGTGCTGCCTCATCTACCGCACTTCACGCCACCATCCATCCACCCGGTGAACtggagaggcagatgatgagcgtCGCCTCGTATCTTGGGGCTGGATCCCGATTCTGCCGCTCCACGGCATGCCGTCCGCCTTTTCCTCCACCTTGTGTGGCTGCTCTGGTCGACCTCTTCCTCATTGTAGGTGCTCAACAGGAGAAGCGCGAGCAGCCGGTGCAGCCGAGAGTTCGCCTGGTTGCAGCTCGACTTCAGGTCCCTTCTCTTCTTACTGATTCATTCCTCCCCTTTTCTTCCAGTCCCCTGCTCCGAGAGCTTCTCATTTTGTTTGTACAAATTTTGTTTCTCCGTGTCTACAAGTTGTTTGATGAAAATCCAAAAGGGCTAACAGGGGAGGATTAATCTATGTTAGTCACGTGACTTGATTTTTCTGTAATTTAGTTCCAGTAAAAGATAACAAGTTGAGTAGTTGCATTTTAAGTATTGAAGGAGATCAGGATGCTTTAATTTCTGTTTACCTCATGGCCTTTATTGTACAATAATCATAGTCGAGAAGATTATCTCATTTCTTTTGGATGATTTGGTTTAGTAGGCTATTACGCATGTTGGAATGAATTAGCAAGTATAGAAATGAAAACCTGCAGCTCCTTCCTGATTAGGTCGGGTTAAATGCTTCTCAATGCAAATGATCTTAGGAAAAAGGAAAATATGTAACCATTTTGTGTTGGTTCAGAGAGTGGGTTACTGCTAAACCAGATGAGTAGTAGTCATTATTTACTTCTGTAAATTGAAATTCATTTGTCTGTTATTATGTGTAGGCATAAAGTTGGATCTTGGATGCTTGGCATCGCCTTACTATGTTGTTttcctatttattttatttattgtgcTTGCCTTTTTTGTACTATAATGTACTGGGAGGTGAGAAGAAGAGTTTGACCTATATATTTTCTTTTCAGGTATACTAGAAGCTGATGAGTCTCCAATTCGTTGTTGTTCTTAATGATATGAAAGTGCAACCGTGTTTTTTGCTACAAGCTgatgcgtaatactttgcttgcAGCCAACATCAGCCTTTGTTGCTGTTACTGTCCCATTTTGAGAACCAAAGAAATACCGCCTTTCAGCTAGATGTGTGTTAGGTGAATGCTGCAGGCCATTTTGTTCATTGGCCCGGCATGATTTGGATTGCATCACCTACAGAGGTAGGTTTCATCACCtcatggattatttaatttcagctTCATTTGCAATTGTATaccaattgcttgatgaaattttcaaatgtccacttttcttagtTGTAGGTCTGTGTGATTGATGAGCTGGCTTAGGAAGGCACAGTCGATTATTATTGCCTATTTCTCCATTGAAAGCTGCTACTTCTTTCGTCTTAGAAGGTACTTGTGTGTACAATGGATACTTTTATTGTGATTTTTCTTCTTTGTCATGGAGAGTTTGAAACTACTATACATATTAGTCTTTTGCGATTTCACTTTCCTAAGCTCGAGCCGCAGCGTTGGTCCACGGCGCCGGCACCATCGTCATCCGCAGTAAGAGTGTGGGCTACAGAGACGTCCGGCTCTCGCGCCACCGTCTGTCCACCCGAGAGGTCAGTCCTCGCGTCCTAGCCTCCATCCTCTCTCGCTGTCACACACACCCTCTCCTCCATCCTCACGCATGCCCTCAACAGAAGAGAAGAtggagccggcatgtgttgctggtTCAGTTAAAAAAGAAGAAGGGCCTTTGTTGCCTGGAAAGCACTGTCGAGTCTTGCTGTCATGTTTTCCTCTATTCTTCTACTAGTACGCGGGTACGTGCACAGCACGTGCAAAGTTCAATTCGTGAAAACAAATCTCCCACGctgattttttttcttcaaaaaagaaGTCCTTGAAAAGTCTAACAAATCAACAATTATGTTCTGTTTGTATGTAAAGTTATCATGACAGCTATCCTAATTTCACTTTTTTTCTTGGAAGAAAAATATTTTCCTGGTCGCAAAACTTGGTAACACATAAATGTTGACCATCTCGTATATTTGTGCAGTGTGATACTCTAATCATAAGATGACTTAACCATTGTACTACCATATATGTCGTATTCCGTAAAAACAAAATGCAATTTCAGGGACGGACGGGATGCAAAGTTAGGCTAGTATAAAATCATGTGATGGCTTGGGACACATGGAAAGCTACCCGTACTTGACACACTCTAAAGAGAAGGATAGACATGGGAGTACAGGACCAAAAGTCTGGCACTCTGGCGTGACTGCGGTTTGCTGCGCTGCAGGTCCATGGCTGGACGGCGTCCTTCTATCTACGTGGCCTGACCTTGCAGTGCAGAAAGGCGACGTCTTGCAATAAATAATTGAGGAGGACCTAGATTTCTCCAGAATGAACATGCAGCTACATGGTGGACACTGTAGACGCGAATCCACGCAATCTGGACCATAGGATTGACCCCATCGACGGCTGAAATTGCTTCCTAAGTCCATGTTTCAAATTTTCAAAActggtacactatatagtagtatagataaaTGGTTCATTCTGTCCAAAGAAATAATAAGTTGTGTACGGTATTAGTTCAAACTATCCAAAGAAAACGCTTATTTAGTTCATTCTGACCAAGGTTGGCGTGTATACAGGGTTGGGGGCCATTTTACTTGGTCGTCCATTTCCTTAAGTAAAAGTTGCTCTTTTCTCTCAGATATTTGCTGTGTGGATGACCGATCATGCAACAGGCATTGTCTATATAGTAAGATAGTGTTCTTGTTTTCTGTGACTGTATAAATGACGAAATAAATTAGTAATTAAGTGATTCATTCTGACGTTTTAGAATCTGATATTTTATCTGCATGTGTAGCACTCAAATTATGTTTTTCATTTCTGTTTTCTTTTCATTTAAGATGTTAGTTTGAGTTGCTAAAGTAGATGTTTATCATTTCCAGTAGGATATGCATTTGATCCAGTCCATGTCTTGGTCTCTTTTTGAAGTGTGTTTAGCCATGTTCTTCCTACATGTGTTCAATCCGTCGGTAGCTAGCGAATGTTGTGCTGTGACAAAGGTTTGCTACCTTCCTCTTCTACTCTGTTTGGTTTTATGGGCAATTCTTACAATAATATGTCCTTGCTCTGTTTGGCTGTGACATGTGAATCTGATGCTTACCAACTTGAGATATGCAGCTATTGTCTTTCTTATACTGGTCCATTATGTGATTTTTTATTAATTTCTTTGTATGGACTACAACTTTTGAATAGCATTTCCCAGTTCATTACTTTCCAGTTTTCGAATATCTATTGACACCAACAATCTAGCATTCTACAACAAACTTACAAGGATCAGTTGTTCATCTctaaattaaatggaaaataattATTGTTACTTCAAAGCTGCAAGACCTTTTTTTTGCTTGGAATATATGGATTAACCTAAGACTGAATAAAAGATTTGTTTTCTCTTCTTTAAGAAGTGCCATGTATTACCTGTTTACCGAAAGGAATTCATCTTCTGGCTTTCACTAGACATTGATTGCTATTTATGCTTCTTTAGCAGTGAGATCAGTCAGACACCAATAGAAATGATTCTGACCTTTCATCTCCCCAATTTTTATCGTGTTTTCTAGGTGCACTCCAGGAAAAAAATTATTCTGCAAAGAATCTTTATCAACAAAGCGCATAGGGAAGATTGTCAGTGTCAGCGACCAATTATTTTGTTCAGCAGGTGTTCCCTTCAAATGAGGCTCCAGCAAGGGGATGCTAGCAGATATCAACCGGTTGGTTGATTGTGTGCACATTCTGTAAAGTCAACTTAAAGCTTCAGCATGTGTGTTCATTGTCCTCTCCATTTCAAACAAACCATCAGCTGTTTCTTTAATATTTTATTACTTAATCATACTGTAGAATTTGTTTCTCGGTGATCTAAAACTTATAGCCATTAAGGGAAGCCCTTGGTTTGTATTAGGTACTTGTGCCATTGGGTGCAACTGTATGAAAAATAGTGAGAGAATGCTGGTAGAAATTAGCAGTAATGTAATTACATAGAGAGAAGGTACTCACATGTCACATCATATTTCCCCATGCTCCTCTTGAATTGCAACAAGTATTGAATTTAGTTTTAGTTCAAGCATCTTTTTTTATGCTGTCAACAGTGTGTCAGTTGGTGCAGGAGGCATCACCCTAAGAAACCGAGATCCGCTAATATGTATTCTGTAACAACACTCAAGTCCTTGAAATAAATAAGATGAGAATTTATTTAAACATGATAGGATATTACCTACTTTAAATTCTCTGATATAATGGTCAACATTGATGGCATAAACATTCGCTCATGGATAGTTTCAACAGAATTGTTATGAGCTGCAAAGTAAATGGATAGAGCATCAAACCAGGCAAACTGCAAGTGCAAAATCTCCATGCAATAAATTTCATCATACAAGCAATTGAAATAAGTCAGACATTGCAGGCAAGATACAGACTTTCCCCAATGCTTCTCAACAAAAACAACAATTGGTTTTCCTTTCTTGGCTGCCCTATCCGTGGGTGCCATAACATTGTATAGGATGTCCATAAATCCTACTCAGAACTAAACTGGAAGCCACCTTGACCCTACCTAACCAGAAGGTGCAGCTATCATCGTGAATCTCTAAGTGAGAAGTAATCTCTAAGCGAGAAGTGATTCAGacggccacacatgatttggaagaaAAAAAATTCAGTCAATCGCAGACTAACAAACCTTACCTCCCACCACCACAAGGCACAAGAACGTTCACAACAAGCACAGACAGAATGTAAACAGTAAAGGGAGACGAACAAACCGGATCCATCAGGACACATGGAAGATAGCCACCGAGCGAAGCCGAAGAAGCGCCACGCCGTCCCCAAATCGTCTCTCCCTTTGTACAGAGCCGCCACGCCGCGCACACCAGGTTGGGCCAGATGTAGACCACCGCTCCTTCCTCTGACCAACAATAATGGCCTGCAAATCACAACCAGACCCTACTCACAAAAACGACTAACAACAAAAACAATATCACCACCAAAACCCGATGACTGAATCGAAAGATGCCACCACAACCTACTGACCAAATTGAAACATCCCAATGAATGCCACAACATCACCACACAGCAGCGGCGGATAAGTGAACCGCAGCCAGCAGCGACGGAGACCACCCGGACAGACAAGTCGCGCACTCTCGCACCCACCGGCCACGCTGCAGCAAGCCGCAGCAAACCCCAGCCCGGCGCAAACCAAATCCCTCCCCAACAGACCCCTTCTCCTCTATAGACAGCATTGTTCAGGCAATGGAGGGACACAGTGCTGGGTGCCATCCTCCTAGCCACCACGCCACCTCCAGGAGAAACATGGACCACTCGTTTCACAGTGACCGACAGCCAGGGCCCATCACAACAACCACTGAAAGAAAGGGCCAGAGAAATGGGCCAGctcacttgggaggctaaaaaaacTTGGGCCGCGCTTGGATTCCCATTTTCTAGCGGTTTACACGTGTAACATATACACCCTAAAACTAGCTCAAAAAAATACACCCTAAAATTGGCTGGATTTGTtactcaaaagaaaaaaaatgaaaccgACTTGATTTTATTCACCTGATTGGTTAGTCATTTTTgaaatgtatttttttatttttgttttggatgCGCTGTTCAACACGTCGGTTTTGGACGAGTTGTAGCGTGGTCAGACGAGATGCCCCGTATGCATGTTGCCGCGGGAGTGCCGGATGCGCGCCACCACGGCCGCCCCATACGCGTCGTCGCCACCATGCCGGAGTTGCGCCACCACGCGTGGTGCCGCTGCGGTGACACAAATGCGCATTGTCGCTGCAGCGTGGGAGGAGGTCCTCAGAAAGGCGCGCGCCACCCTCCCTCCTCATCTCCCCCGTGCCCTCCTCCTGATTCGTCGAAATGCTTCCCGTGACCCGTGACGGCCAACATCCGTCACCGTCAATGTGCTCCGACGGCCATCTATGGGAGGGGGTCTTGGACTACAGCGGCTGGCCACCGATTTGAAGCCAGGGCTAGCCATCAGCCGGTCATCATGGTCCCGGTAGCGCAGCAAGAAGGAATGGCGTGAAGCAGAGGCTTCTGTGCGGGTGCTGACTGGTTGTCTGTATGTTCTATCAAAGCAGGGGATATAGCCTGACAAAAGGCACCCCTTAAAATACTGGCCTGTTTTCTGGGATGGTAAAACACACCTGTATATTTTGACATGCTTATTAGGTTATCAGGCTTCCAATCAGGGGCTTGGGAGGAACAAGTCAAAATTGAAGTCGTAAATCGAATTCGCTGCGTGAATTGTTCCCAGGAGTTTTAACCCAGGGAACTTAGTGATTTAGGTGATTTTGTTAAATCAAGGTTGAAGATAGTCAGTGAGGAAGACCTTTATGTTGGCTACATATGAACTTAATGCTAATCTATTCAACTCTTTTTTAGCGCTTTAAATATAATTTTTACCAGCTTCATTCCAGAATCACCTGAAGACAACGATCTTAACCGTACTCTCATAAGAAATATATGTTGCAACACACCTTGACGAAACGCTTTACAATCCAAAGACATTCACAGCAGGATCAACGTCCGAAGACAACAATCTGAACCATACTCTCTCTCAGATAAGATATGTTGCACACCATCTCAACGATAAGACTGTACAATTAGAAGATATTCTAAAACAAACATATAGGTATTATTGGGGGTTCGATGATGATATGGGAAGGTATTTCTGCTTTGGCAATGGCAGCCCACCAAACACACCCACCATGAAGAGATGCTTAGATGATGAATGACTCTANNNNNNNNNNNNNNNNNNNNNNNNNNNNNNNNNNNNNNNNNNNNNNNNNNNNNNNNNNNNNNNNNNNNNNNNNNNNNNNNNNNNNNNNNNNNNNNNNNNNNNNNNNNNNNNNNNNNNNNNNNNNNNNNNNNNNNNNNNNNNNNNNNNNNNNNNNNNNNNNNNNNNNNNNNNNNNNNNNNNNNNNNNNNNNNNNNNNNNNNNNNNNNNNNNNNNNNNNNNNNNNNNNNNNNNNNNNNNNNNNNNNNNNNNNNNNNNNNNNNNNNNNNNNNNNNNNNNNNNNNNNNNNNNNNNNNNNNNNNNNNNNNNNNNNNNNNNNNNNNNNNNNNNNNNNNNNNNNNNNNCCCCCCCCCCCGGTTAAGCTAAATGACCATTGATATCTATATGGTGCATCTCTGCCTATGTACCTTACTTGCTAAAAGCAATGACGCTATGTATCAACATCATACCTAAGTATCTATTTTCTTATGTTCCAATCGGTGTCTAAATATTCTAACATGCATGGTTGGCTCTCGctctttgcgccattggcgcaacgggtcatctagttccTACTAAAAGGGATAAGGGGGACTTGTTTGAAGAAAAATCAAAGTGGTCAGATGCTGAAAAAAAGGCACGGGATACTACTTTATATAGGTGTGGACTTGTCAACCCAACCAAAACAGTTGGGGTCGCCCCTGCCGCCTTGAACCGGCCTTGCCTCTGTTACACGCCACCGGGCCCCTCTGCTACTGTCATAAACCGCTGGCGAGTTGCACTTGCTTTACCTTGTTGTTAAACCGTCACTATAATGATCATGGTCTCAAATACCATCATAATAACTAGAGATACATGGGTGTTATATACGATTCATCAAGGactaatcaggtgatatccatctatgtTTATTTTATTAGCGCATATTGTTTGTCAAAAAACAATCACTTCGTTCTGCAACATATTTTGTGCAGGACAATAATTCATTATAAAGGTGATGACATGCTATGCTTATGGAGTGTGTGTTAGCATCATCATGCGCTCACATTTGCGTCCGCTTGTTGTTGAACGAGTGTGTGCAAGCCGCCACCCATGCAGCTTGGTCTACATCAAACTCGCTCGGACTACGCCTGcaattgactcgcccgtccgcaccggcttataatgtcacggccgactcatctgtctgctcccactATCGACCCGCccgtgattaatttcagcttcaccgtCGTGATGATCAACTCTccggtggataatttctggcctaacatatcagtgaaatccatccagtatattttatattatatattgctttatttaaaagagcaattactctgggttgcaaagttatctaatgcagggccctaaaccgccatattgttgCAAAATTAAAGGCCGTCAAAACATttctggcttaaaaagaaggattccagtTTAAAATCCGACTCAAGGGAAAGCTGTCTCCCTCaatgctttgaagctctcaatatccggtttaagaatttctggttcaaaaGAATAATCtcttgcaagttcgagttctcaggaaaaattaaagggaccaaagagagtctgttgcaaaagcagagttcaaacataggtgccccttgagcacaactcacaaaccCACCAGGGGGCTTCTTGgtcgtattcaaatcatagcttaaccccttttgggcccGACTCTGATCgtcttcgaatcagagtcgttaaaaaagtctcaagctcattttggggcttcctgttcaaacataggtcatattcgaaacaAAGAGAACATAGCGGTTGGTACCCTCTTGGTCAgcacaatgccaaacccactagcgGGCTTCTTGAtcctattcgaatcatagcttaaccccttttgggtccgactttcatcgtattcgaatcagagtcgttaaaaaactctcaaggtcattcgggggcttcttgttcaaacataggtcgtattcgaaccaaagagaacatagctgtcggtacccttttgatcggcgcaatgccaaacccactagggggcttcccgGTCATATtctaatcctagcttaaccccttttggtccgtcttactgatcatattcgaatcagaagcctcgcttTTTTCTATTTGTTTgacttaagttttttgaaaacagtcttttgggtttgtcttgagactttttgttcatatctgaagcatatatgtggtttcgatcggcttgactttggatgataagtcgccaccatatgacaatcataaacatttggaagttttggcttctaaagattggattatcacccttactgcacatgtATCCTAAACCGgcggtacgattcaatatcacaggaaccggttttccaaaccggattatattattcaaatcttgaatagccaacatggctggatttttattatggttatcaatagccaatattatgatggaggtcttcaaaTTCGCTTCAtcgcaatg is a window of Triticum dicoccoides isolate Atlit2015 ecotype Zavitan chromosome 2B, WEW_v2.0, whole genome shotgun sequence DNA encoding:
- the LOC119360681 gene encoding uncharacterized protein LOC119360681 produces the protein MAPSTVSLHCLNNAVYRGEGVCWGGIWFAPGWGLLRLAAAWPVGARVRDLSVRVVSVAAGCGSLIRRCCVVMLWHSLGCFNLVSRPLLLVRGRSGGLHLAQPGVRGVAALYKGRDDLGTAWRFFGFARWLSSMCPDGSGIHYMFGNDVMLRWLGEAQQPDQGLSRWIWKPSTCWHRCVALRQLIKSEGSAHQSYAECSEPTTNWDESSASRISRLDGKAVVALVPWC